Genomic window (Polaromonas sp. JS666):
AGAGGCGTCGGAGGGGTAGAGATGCGGGGTTCGCAGGGACAGCGCTCGCGAGGCAAAGCCCGAAATCCGCGCCAACACTGGCGCTTTGGGAAAAAAATCCCAACCGATAAGGGTTGGATTTCAAATATTGGTGGAGCGGATGAGGATCGAACTCACGACCTCTGCATTGCGAACGCAGCGCTCTCCCAGCTGAGCTACCGCCCCACGTCATTTTGATAATAATCCGAATCGCTCACCGGCGCTCGTAAAGCGTCATGCCGCCATTTTGCAATTACATGCCCAACGGGCGACATCGACATAAGATGCTCAAAATCCACGAACACGACGCGAAAACTTGCCATGATGAAGAAGACTATTCCCGCCACAAGCCCTGACGCATATGTTGCCGCCCTGTCCGGCTGGCAGCGCGCCACGGTGGAGCAATTGCGGGCGGCCGTCCTGGGCAGCGGCACGCTGGCTGAAGTCATCAAGTGGAGCCACCTGGTTTACCTGTCAAACGGGCCTGTGCTGCTCATCCGCGCCGAGGAGAGTCGCGTGCTGTTCGGTTTTTGGCGAGGAAAGCGCCTCGCAGGCATGGACCTGCTTTTAAAGCCCGGCGGCAAGTACGAAATGGCCACCAGAGAACTGCGCGAAGGCGATGAAGTCAACGCTGCCCTGTCGCGCCGCCTCGCCAAAGAAGCGGTGCGGCTCAACAAGACGCTTGGTGACCCCACGAAGCTTTAGCTCACTGGCCCCCACGCTTTTCACTGCGTGCAAACGCTGCCCCCGAGGGGGCTAATTTTTCTTGGGAGCGGCCCGTCGGAAAATTGCAACGCGCCGGCTGCGGCTCCGCTGACAGGGTCAATAGGTCTTGTACGGCAAAAACTTTCCCGACAGCACCACGTTGACACGGTCGCCCTTTGGGTCGGGCTGGCGCACGATGTCCATGCTGAAGTCGATGGCGCTCATGATGCCGTCGCCGAACTCTTCGTGAATCAGTTCCTTGATGGTGGTGCCATAGACGCTGACGATCTCGTACCAGCGGTAGATCAGCGGGTCGGTGGGCACGGGCGTTGGCAGCGAGCCCTTGTACGGCACGACCTGCAGCCACTTTTGCTCCTCGGCTGTTAGGCCAAAAATCTTGCCGACGACTTTGGCCTGTTTCTCGTCAAAGGTCATCTGGCCCAGGCAGCCGGCGGTGACCCATTCCTTGCTGAGGCCCACCTTTTTGGCGACCGATTCCCAGGTGATGCCCTTGGCAACCTTGGTGGTGATGATTTTTTCGGTGATGTCGTTGCGGTTCATGTCTATGGCTCCTGTGTTTGAAGTGGTTTTGAGGCGGTTGTGAAGGGTGGTGTTCGGGTCGGGCGTCAATGCGCCTTGGCGCGCATGACGAGAAAATCGACGATGTGGTTGCGCAACTCGTAGTAGCCCGGCAGATGGTGCAAGCCGGCGCGGGTGCGTTCGCGCGGCAGCGGGTTCTGCACTTCCTCGGCGATGCGGCCGGGCGCATAGCCTTCCGCGTTTTCCGTGCCGTTGCTCATCAGCAGAATGCGGTCGGCCAGCAGGATGGCTTCGTCCACGTCGTGGGTGATCATGAACACCGTCTGGTGCGTTTCGCGCACGATGGTCATGAGCTCGTCCTGGATCG
Coding sequences:
- the cynS gene encoding cyanase → MNRNDITEKIITTKVAKGITWESVAKKVGLSKEWVTAGCLGQMTFDEKQAKVVGKIFGLTAEEQKWLQVVPYKGSLPTPVPTDPLIYRWYEIVSVYGTTIKELIHEEFGDGIMSAIDFSMDIVRQPDPKGDRVNVVLSGKFLPYKTY
- a CDS encoding DUF1801 domain-containing protein, with the protein product MMKKTIPATSPDAYVAALSGWQRATVEQLRAAVLGSGTLAEVIKWSHLVYLSNGPVLLIRAEESRVLFGFWRGKRLAGMDLLLKPGGKYEMATRELREGDEVNAALSRRLAKEAVRLNKTLGDPTKL